The window TCCCAGCAAAAAATTGGACATCATCAATTAAAAAGACATCCGGTTGACGGTAATTTTTTTTGAAGAGATCAATTTTTCCTTCTCGAATAGCCTTGACAAAATCATTCATAAAACGTTCAGCGCTGACATAAAGAACTTTTTTATTTTTATTTCTTTTTAAAACTTCATGACCGATGGCTTGGAGAAGGTGGGTTTTACCTAAACCAACACCGCCATAAATGAAAAGAGGATTATATTTCTTTCCTGGATTTTGACTAACGGCTAAGCAAGCAGCGTGAGCTAATTCATTACCTTTTCCGACAATAAAATTTTCAAAAGTATAACGTGGATTGAGGCCGCGCTCATCAATTGATATTTTCGGTTCAACCTTTTCTTTTTGAATTATTTCTTCTAAACTAACAAACTTTTCCTTAGGTGCTGGCGGAGGAACTGATTCAATTTTATAAATAATTTGTTTTACTTTATTCTGAGTGATATTTTGAAGAATTTCAAAAATTTTTTTATGATATTTTTTTTCAAACCAAACCTTAGTAAACTCATTGGGTAAAGAAATAATAATTGTTTCACCATTATCTTCAATTGAAGAAATACGAGCATTTTTAAACCAAGTGACAAAATTTGCCCTACTTACCTGAAGTTCCATTTCGCCAAGAATAGTTTGCCAAAGTTTTTCTTTGCTTAATTCATGATTATTCATAGATTATTTTGATCATTTTAAATTAAATTTCTATTTTATATTATAATCAAAAAATAAAACAAAAAAATAAACTTCATAAAAAACAAAGGGATAAAATGGGGAAAAATTGTGGAAAACTTGTTTTCTTTTTATCTTTTTGTTAAAATAATTGAAACGTTTTTATTTTAAATTTTCTTTTATCAACTAATATCAACTAAAAATGGGTTTACCATCTAAAAAAAGACCAAAAAGCGAAAAAAGAAAAAGAAGGGCGGCAAAAAAAATGAAAAAGATAAACCTTTCTCCCTGTCCTCGTTGTCAAAAACCCGTCTTACCTCATCATCTTTGCTTTTTCTGTGGTACCTATCAAAATCGAGAAGTGATGCCAAAGAGAATAAAACAGCAACCAAGTCAAAAGAAAAAAGAATAATTTTTATGAACGCACGTCGTCTTGCTCGTATTCTTGCCTTCCAAACTATTTATCAATTAGATTTTTTTGGTTTTTTAGAAAAAGAAAAAGAAATTAAAAAAATGGCTGATGATATTTTTCAATATCATTGCCAGCAACTTAAACTTCCGTCTTTTGAACATCGAGATTTCGCTGAAAGGATTATTGTTGAAGTCATTAAAAATTTTAAAAAAATTAATGAAGAGCTTAAAAAATTTGCCCCTGAATGGCCAGTTGAACAGATTTCATTAGTTGATAGAAATATTTTAAGAATCGGTATAGCCGAACTTCTCTTTTTAAAAGAGACACCGGCGAAAGTTATTATTGATGAAGCCATTGAGTTGGCTAAAACTTTCGGTTCAGAAACTTCCGGTCGTTTTGTCAACGGTGTTTTAGGCGCTCTTTACGAGGAAATAAAAAATTCATCTGATAAGATATCAGGAACAAATAGTTGAGTGATCAAATCTCAACTCTTATTATTTTTTTATTTTACTAACCTCTAAAATTTTAAATAATGATGACCAAAGATTTGGAAAAATTAGAGAAACGATTGAAAATCAAGTTTAAAAACAGAGATTTGCTCCAGCAGGCTTTAATCCATCGTTCTTATTTAAACGAACATCCAGAAGTGAAAATTTCTCATAATGAAAGATTAGAATTTTTAGGCGACGCCATTATTGAATTTATTGTCACTGAATTTCTTTATAAAAATTATCAAGCCTCAGAAGGAACCTTGACCTCTTGGCGTGCCAGTTTAGTCAATATGAAAATACTGGCCCAGGTGGCAAAAAAAATAAACCTAGATAAATATTTATATTTAAGTCGAGGTGAATTTTTCTCTTCATCAGATAAGGCAAAGATGACTATTTTAGCCGATGCCTTTGAAGCATTGATTGGTGCTATTTATTTAGACCAAGGATTAAAAAAGACCAAAGAATTTATTAAAAAAACAATTATTGCTCGATTGAACTTCATTTTGAAACATAAACTGTATGAAGATGCCAAAAGCAAATTTCAAGAATTAATTCAAGCTAAACTTAAAATTACCCCCACTTATCAAGTGATTCAAGAAAAGGGGCCAGATCATGCCAAAGAATTTGTCGTTGGTCTCTTTTTAAGAGAAAAAATAATTGCTCAGGGGAGGGGGAGGAGTAAACAAGAAGCAGAAATTGAGGCTGCTCAAAAGGCCTTGAAAAAGTATAAAAAAATAATTTCAAATTTTTAATTTAATTCTCAATTATTATTTTTTCCGCCATCGGGCAGATTAAATTGAAAATTTTATTATGTATCTTGAAAAAATAGAAATTTTTGGTTTTAAGTCTTTTGGTCAGCGCGTCAAGCTAAAATTTACTAAAGGAATTGCTTGTCTTATTGGTCCAAATGGAGTTGGCAAGTCAAATTTTGTTGAAGCCATCCGTTGGGCTTTAGGCGAGCAAAGTTTAAAAACTATTAGAAGTAGAAAGAGTGAAGATATTATTTTCTCTGGCCGACAAAAAAGACTTAATTTTGCCGAAGTCTTTCTTTATTTAAAAAATGAAAATAGTCATCTCCAATCATCTTTCCAAGAATTAGTAGTAGGCAGAAAAATTTTTAGAAATGGCGAAAACGAATATTTCATCAATGGGGAAAAAGTACGATTACAAGACATCATTTTCACGGTTAGTAAAGCGAATTTTGGCTTAAAAAGTTATTCGGTCATTGGTCAGGGGATGGTTGATTCTATTCTTTATTCTTCACCTCTAGAACGGAGAGAATTTTTTGCTGAAGCAACCGGTATTAAAAAATATCAACTGAAAAGAAAAGAGGCAGTGATTAAACTTAAAAAGAGTCAAGAAAACCTTAGACAAGCTTTAGTGGCTCTTAAGGAAGTTGAACCGAGAATGCATTTTCTGACAAGACAAATTAGAAAATTAGCCAAGCGACAAAAAATAGAAAAGGATTTGTTTGAACAACAGAGAAAATATTACGGTTCTAAAAAGTTTAGATTAGAAAAAGAGGAAGCTGAGTTAAAAAAAGAAGTAGTAAAGAAAAAAGAAGAAGTTAATAAAAAACTACAAGAACTCAAGGCATTTCAAGAAAAGATAAATTTTTTTTCTTCTGATCAAAGCAGTTTAAAATTTAATCAGCTACAAAAAGAATATCAAGCCTCTTTAGAGAAAAGAAAAAAAATAATGGAAACTATTTCTGTTTTAAAGACAGAAATGATTTTTAAATCTAGTAAAAACGAAACCCTTGAAGCGCAGAGGAAATTAAAAGAAATAGAATTAACCTTAGAAGATATTTTAATTGAGCAAGAAAATTTGATGACTAGACTAGGGCAAATAAAAAAAATAGAAGAAATAAAAGAGATTCAACAAAATTTTCTTAAGATAATTGAAAAAACAAAATTGTTATTAAATATTCTTCAAGAAAAAAAATGCTCCCCTTCTCCACAACTTAAAATTGTTGAAGAGGATTTAAAATTTCTTGAAGAAAAGATAAAAAAACTGGAAATAGACCTCGCTCAAATTTTAAAGGAAGAAGAAGACAAAAGAAAAGAAGTTATTAGACAACAAAAAGAAATACAAAGAATACAAGACTCTTTTACCCAACTCAACCTCTCTTTAAAAGAAAAGGAAATAGAATTGGCAAAATTAGAGACAAAAAAAGAAGATTTAAAAGAAGAGATAAAAAGAGACTGTTTCGATCAACAAATTTTGACTGTCTTAGAGAACAAATTATTAAGTCCGGCTGAAGAAGAAGAAGCTTTCCTTAAAATTAAAAAGTTGAAACATCAATTGGAGATGATTGAAGCGATTGATCCAAACATTGCTCAAGAATATGAAGAATGCTTGCAGAGATATAATTTTTTATCATCGCAAATAAATGACCTAAACAAAGCTATTAATTCTCTTGAGAAAATTAAAAAAACATTGGATGGGAAAATCAAGCAAGAATTTTTATCCAATTTTAATAAAATTAATCATGAATTCGAAAAATATTTTAAAATTTTATTTAAAGGCGGTCTAGCCAAATTAGTTCTGCGAGAAAAAGGAAAAAAGGAAAATGAACCATTAAATAAAGATCAAAATAATTTAGCCATTCAGGAAAGTCAAGAAGAATTTTTATCGGAAAAAGATGAAGAAGAAAAAGAAGATTGGTTTATTGAAATTTTCGCTCGACCACCCGGCAAAAAAATCAAAACCTTAGAGACTCTCTCTGGAGGAGAAAGGGCATTGACCTCACTGGCCTTGATTTTTGCTATTCTTAAAATAAAAAACCCTCCTTTCGTTGTTTTAGACGAGGTTGACGCAGCTTTAGACGAAATCAATTCTTTGCGTTTTGCAGAAATTATTAAAAATTTAGCCAAAAAAATTCAATTTATTATTATTACCCACAACAATACCATCATGGAAATCGCCGATTTTGTTTATGGTCTAACAATGAAAGCTGACAATATCACTCATTTGGTTTCTTTGAAATTAGAAAAGGTCTAAAATTTTTTCTAATTCTTCTTGACGGCGAAGGCCGACGATTCTTTTTCTTTCTTGGCCGTCTTGAAAAATAATCAGAGTTGGGACACTCATCACGCCATATTCTGAAGCAATCTTTTCGCCAACCTCGATGTTGAGTTTGGCGATTTTAATTTTTTGATGATATTTTTTACTTAATTCTTCCAAAATCGGGTTTAACATTTGACAAGGTAAACACCAGTCTGCATAGAAATCAACTAAAACCGGTTTTTTACTTTCTAAAACTTCGGTTTTAAAATTTTGAGGATTGATGATAAAGGGGGTCATTTTTTATTTTTTTAAAAAATCCTTTAAAACTGCGCTATGTAATAATTTCTCTTCAGCTGCTTTGCGATAAATTTTTAATTTCTGAAAAATTTGCCATTCTAAAGAGGATTGATTGGGTGGACCACAATATCTAAAAAATTTTTGTTTTTCCTTATCTAAACCAAAATTCTGAATAAAGTCTCCTTTAATTTCCTGATCAGGCGGAATTTCTTCTAGAAAATTAAATTCTTTACTGGCCAAAATAATTGCTATATTAAAGTCTGTCGGATTAAAATTCTTTTTTCGATAAAGTTGCCCTAGCTTGCCAAAAAAATATTTTTTCATCCATTCTCTCCTTCCCTTTTTATCTTTTTGTATTCTTTTTAAATCAGCTGCTTCTTCTTGTTTCGCCTCAATCCATTCATCACTGATACCCATTTTTTTCATTTCTTCTTCTGAGAATGATGATTTTTCCTTCATAAAACTAATATTAAATTTTTAATTTATTTTAAAATTTTCTTTCTTTACCAACAATAACCTTTAAAGAACTTGGAACAACCTCTATTTCTAAAGGCGTCTTTAAAACTCGCCAACCATCAACTAAAACAGGCACTTCCTTTTTCTTTTTTGGCGATTCAACATTTATCTTTTTAAACAAGAAAAAACTATTTATTATTTTTTCCTGTGAAAATTTGAAAAAAGAAAGGAAAGAAGAAATCGGTTTTTGAAAAATAACTTCAACAAAATTATCTTTCGGATTACTAACCCCTTTGCCGTCTAAAAGAGAATCAAGATTAGAAATTTTAATTTCATCAATCTGAGAGAAGGGGAAGATGGTATAACTAGGTGTTTTTAAAATAATTTTCGCTGTCTTAATTTGAACCGAAGAGAGAAAGAAATAATGATTGATCCTAGCCGAATCTATATTTTCGACTAACCGAGCTGAAATGACTTCGCAAGCTAATTCATTTTTTGGTAGACCAAGAATTTTTGCTAATTTCGTCTCCTCGTTAATAGGAATAAAGCCTAAAACAACACCGGAATTAACCATGGCACTGGCTGCTTGACAGAATGTTTTATCATTGCCGACAACGACAATTGTTTCAACCCCCCTTTTAATTGCTTCTTTAATAATTTCTTCGATGCTTT is drawn from Patescibacteria group bacterium and contains these coding sequences:
- the dnaA gene encoding chromosomal replication initiator protein DnaA produces the protein MNNHELSKEKLWQTILGEMELQVSRANFVTWFKNARISSIEDNGETIIISLPNEFTKVWFEKKYHKKIFEILQNITQNKVKQIIYKIESVPPPAPKEKFVSLEEIIQKEKVEPKISIDERGLNPRYTFENFIVGKGNELAHAACLAVSQNPGKKYNPLFIYGGVGLGKTHLLQAIGHEVLKRNKNKKVLYVSAERFMNDFVKAIREGKIDLFKKNYRQPDVFLIDDVQFFAGKNGVQEEFFHTFNTLHQRDSQIVLTSDRPPRVIPAIEERLISRFEGGMIVDISPPDLETRIAILEQKAKERGYTLPREILQQIAVQIQSNVRQLEGALNKVIAYHELNKLPFSLEETKKIVTNLVATPRRAALSPRELLQIVAEFYGLKVNELLSRSRKKELVVPRQVAMFLMREELDTSFPLIGHEFGGKDHTTAMHAWRKIKKKVEEEGRIKQEIDFIRQRIYNR
- the rpmF gene encoding 50S ribosomal protein L32, whose amino-acid sequence is MGLPSKKRPKSEKRKRRAAKKMKKINLSPCPRCQKPVLPHHLCFFCGTYQNREVMPKRIKQQPSQKKKE
- the nusB gene encoding transcription antitermination factor NusB, which produces MNARRLARILAFQTIYQLDFFGFLEKEKEIKKMADDIFQYHCQQLKLPSFEHRDFAERIIVEVIKNFKKINEELKKFAPEWPVEQISLVDRNILRIGIAELLFLKETPAKVIIDEAIELAKTFGSETSGRFVNGVLGALYEEIKNSSDKISGTNS
- the rnc gene encoding ribonuclease III, with the protein product MTKDLEKLEKRLKIKFKNRDLLQQALIHRSYLNEHPEVKISHNERLEFLGDAIIEFIVTEFLYKNYQASEGTLTSWRASLVNMKILAQVAKKINLDKYLYLSRGEFFSSSDKAKMTILADAFEALIGAIYLDQGLKKTKEFIKKTIIARLNFILKHKLYEDAKSKFQELIQAKLKITPTYQVIQEKGPDHAKEFVVGLFLREKIIAQGRGRSKQEAEIEAAQKALKKYKKIISNF
- a CDS encoding AAA family ATPase — its product is MYLEKIEIFGFKSFGQRVKLKFTKGIACLIGPNGVGKSNFVEAIRWALGEQSLKTIRSRKSEDIIFSGRQKRLNFAEVFLYLKNENSHLQSSFQELVVGRKIFRNGENEYFINGEKVRLQDIIFTVSKANFGLKSYSVIGQGMVDSILYSSPLERREFFAEATGIKKYQLKRKEAVIKLKKSQENLRQALVALKEVEPRMHFLTRQIRKLAKRQKIEKDLFEQQRKYYGSKKFRLEKEEAELKKEVVKKKEEVNKKLQELKAFQEKINFFSSDQSSLKFNQLQKEYQASLEKRKKIMETISVLKTEMIFKSSKNETLEAQRKLKEIELTLEDILIEQENLMTRLGQIKKIEEIKEIQQNFLKIIEKTKLLLNILQEKKCSPSPQLKIVEEDLKFLEEKIKKLEIDLAQILKEEEDKRKEVIRQQKEIQRIQDSFTQLNLSLKEKEIELAKLETKKEDLKEEIKRDCFDQQILTVLENKLLSPAEEEEAFLKIKKLKHQLEMIEAIDPNIAQEYEECLQRYNFLSSQINDLNKAINSLEKIKKTLDGKIKQEFLSNFNKINHEFEKYFKILFKGGLAKLVLREKGKKENEPLNKDQNNLAIQESQEEFLSEKDEEEKEDWFIEIFARPPGKKIKTLETLSGGERALTSLALIFAILKIKNPPFVVLDEVDAALDEINSLRFAEIIKNLAKKIQFIIITHNNTIMEIADFVYGLTMKADNITHLVSLKLEKV
- the trxA gene encoding thioredoxin, which codes for MTPFIINPQNFKTEVLESKKPVLVDFYADWCLPCQMLNPILEELSKKYHQKIKIAKLNIEVGEKIASEYGVMSVPTLIIFQDGQERKRIVGLRRQEELEKILDLF
- a CDS encoding diacylglycerol kinase family protein; translated protein: MYLYIFDSFLVKKKYKKILDKIETRITDLEISGRIIRLTILESIEEIIKEAIKRGVETIVVVGNDKTFCQAASAMVNSGVVLGFIPINEETKLAKILGLPKNELACEVISARLVENIDSARINHYFFLSSVQIKTAKIILKTPSYTIFPFSQIDEIKISNLDSLLDGKGVSNPKDNFVEVIFQKPISSFLSFFKFSQEKIINSFFLFKKINVESPKKKKEVPVLVDGWRVLKTPLEIEVVPSSLKVIVGKERKF